The following are encoded together in the Mustela nigripes isolate SB6536 chromosome 11, MUSNIG.SB6536, whole genome shotgun sequence genome:
- the VPS37D gene encoding vacuolar protein sorting-associated protein 37D — translation MYRARAARAGPEPGSPGRFGILSTGQLRDLLQDEPKLDRIVRLSRKFQGLQLEREACLASNYALAKENLALRPRLETGRAALAIKYQELREVAESCADKLQRLEESVHRWSPHCALGWLQAELEEAEQEAEEQMEQLLLGEQSLEAFLPAFQRGRALAHLRRTQAEKLQELLRRRERSAQPAPTAAADAPKPFPAAAVLPTGAARGPPAVPRSLPPLDSRPVPPLKGSPGCPLGPAPLLSPRPSQPEPPHR, via the exons ATGTACCGGGCCCGGGCGGCGCGGGCGGGGCCGGAGCCCGGCAGCCCGGGGCGCTTTGGGATCCTCAGCACCGGGCAGCTCCGGGACCTGCTTCAGGATGAGCCCAAGCTGGACCGGATCGTGCGGCTCAGCAGGAAG TTCCAGGGCCTGCAGCTGGAGCGGGAGGCATGCCTGGCCTCCAACTACGCACTAGCCAAGGAGAACCTGGCACTGCGGCCCCGCCTAGAGACGGGCCGGGCTGCCCTGGCCATCAAGTACCAGGAGCTTCGAGAGGTGGCTGAGAGCTGTGCGGACAAGCTGCAGCGACTGG AGGAGAGCGTGCATCGCTGGAGCCCCCACTGCGCGCTGGGCTGGCTGCAGGCTGAGCTGGAAGAGGCCGAGCAGGAGGCTgag GAGCAGATGGAGCAGCTGCTGCTGGGCGAGCAGAGCCTGGAGGCCTTCCTGCCCGCTTTCCAGCGCGGCCGCGCCCTCGCCCACCTGAGGCGGACCCAGGCGGAGAAGCTGCAGGAGCTGCTGCGGCGCCGGGAGCGGTCAGCCCAGCCAGCCCCCACTGCTGCTGCGGACGCCCCCAAACCCTTCCCCGCCGCAGCCGTCCTGCCCACCGGGGCCGCCCGGGGGCCGCCAGCAGTGCCCCGGAGCCTGCCTCCCTTGGACTCCCGCCCAGTGCCCCCTCTGAAGGGCTCCCCCGGGTGCCCCCTTGGCCCAGCCCCGCTGCTGAGCCCTCGGCCCTCGCAGCCAGAGCCCCCCCACCGGTAG
- the DNAJC30 gene encoding dnaJ homolog subfamily C member 30, mitochondrial — MAARRDMRCSRRLLWRLWRVPTGPQNRGSGLGLQARTYSQGDRSYSRTALYELLGVPSTATQAQIKAAYYRQSFLYHPDRNSGSAEAAERFTRISQAYLVLGSATLRRKYDRGLLSDEDLRGPDVRPSKGPAGDDRSPRARPPASWAHDRGQAAAGASRTMFNFDAFYQAHYGEQLERERRQRARREALRKQQEDRARKGFRWDETRDTTFVFLLLTAFVLIGFRF, encoded by the coding sequence ATGGCAGCCAGGCGCGATATGAGGTGTTCGCGGCGGTTACTGTGGAGGTTGTGGCGGGTCCCGACCGGTCCACAGAACCGGGGATCCGGCCTGGGCCTACAAGCGAGGACTTACTCCCAGGGCGACCGCTCATACTCGCGCACCGCGCTCTACGAGCTGCTCGGCGTCCCCTCCACGGCCACGCAGGCGCAAATCAAGGCAGCTTACTACCGGCAGAGCTTCCTCTACCACCCGGACCGCAACTCGGGGAGCGCCGAGGCTGCCGAGCGCTTCACGCGCATCTCCCAGGCCTACTTGGTGCTGGGCAGTGCCACCTTGCGTCGCAAGTATGACCGCGGCCTGCTCAGCGACGAGGACCTGCGCGGACCTGATGTCCGGCCCTCCAAGGGGCCCGCCGGCGATGACCGCTCGCCCCGCGCCCGGCCACCTGCCTCTTGGGCCCACGACCGCGGTCAGGCCGCGGCGGGCGCCAGCCGCACCATGTTCAACTTCGACGCCTTCTACCAAGCGCACTACGGAGAGCAGCTGGAGCGCGAGCGGCGCCAGCGGGCCCGGCGAGAGGCCCTGCGCAAGCAGCAGGAGGACCGGGCCAGGAAGGGCTTCCGCTGGGACGAGACCCGAGACACGACTTTTGTGTTCCTTCTCCTCACAGCCTTCGTCCTCATAGGCTTTCGTTTTTAA
- the BUD23 gene encoding probable 18S rRNA (guanine-N(7))-methyltransferase isoform X1: MAFRSKRPEHGGPPELFYDKNEARKYVRNSRMIDVQTKMAGRALELLCLPEGQPCYLLDIGCGSGLSGDYLSDEGHYWVGIDISPAMLDAALDRDTEGDLLLGDMGQGIPFKPGSFDGCISISAIQWLCNANKKSDVPAKRLYCFFSSLYSVLVRGARAVLQLYPENSEQLELITTQATKAGFTGGVVVDFPNSAKAKKFYLCLFSGPSTFLPKALNESNDEEETRESEFTSERIPYRMARRGLVRKSRQWVLEKKARRRRQGREVRPDTPYTGRRRKPRF, translated from the exons ATGGCGTTTCGCAGCAAGAGGCCGGAGCACGGCGGGCCCCCGGAGCTG TTTTATGACAAGAATGAAGCCCGGAAATACGTGCGCAA CTCACGGATGATTGATGTCCAGACCAAAATGGCTGGGCGAGCTTTGGAGCTCCTTTGTCTGCCCGAGGGTCAGCCCTGTTACCTCTTGGATATTGG CTGTGGTTCTGGGCTGAGTGGAGATTATCTCTCGGATGAAGGGCACTACTGGGTAGGCATCGACATCAGCCCTGCCATGCTGG ATGCGGCCTTGGACCGAGACACTGAGGGAGACCTGCTTCTGGGGGACATGGGCCAGGGCATCCCCTTCAAACCAGGTTCCTTTGATGGATGTATCAG CATTTCTGCTATTCAGTGGCTCTGTAATGCAAACAAGAAGTCGGACGTCCCTGCCAAGCGCCTGTActgcttcttctcctctctgTACTCTGTGCTG GTCCGTGGAGCCCGGGCCGTCCTGCAGCTGTACCCTGAGAACTCAGAGCAG CTGGAGCTCATCACGACCCAGGCCACCAAGGCTGGCTTCACCGGTGGCGTGGTGGTGGACTTCCCCAACAGCGCCAAGGCCAAGAA GTTCTACCTCTGCTTGTTTTCTGGGCCTTCAACCTTTCTGCCAAAG GCCCTGAACGAGAGCAATGATGAAGAGGAGACCAGGGAGTCCGAGTTCACGAGTGAGAG GATCCCGTACAGGATGGCCAGGCGCGGGTTGGTGAGGAAGAGCCGCCAGTGGGTGCTGGAGAAGAAGGCGCGCCGCAGGCGGCAGGGCAG GGAGGTCAGACCGGACACCCCGTACACCGGCCGCAGGCGCAAGCCCCGCTTCTGA
- the BUD23 gene encoding probable 18S rRNA (guanine-N(7))-methyltransferase isoform X2, whose protein sequence is MAFRSKRPEHGGPPELFYDKNEARKYVRNCGSGLSGDYLSDEGHYWVGIDISPAMLDAALDRDTEGDLLLGDMGQGIPFKPGSFDGCISISAIQWLCNANKKSDVPAKRLYCFFSSLYSVLVRGARAVLQLYPENSEQLELITTQATKAGFTGGVVVDFPNSAKAKKFYLCLFSGPSTFLPKALNESNDEEETRESEFTSERIPYRMARRGLVRKSRQWVLEKKARRRRQGREVRPDTPYTGRRRKPRF, encoded by the exons ATGGCGTTTCGCAGCAAGAGGCCGGAGCACGGCGGGCCCCCGGAGCTG TTTTATGACAAGAATGAAGCCCGGAAATACGTGCGCAA CTGTGGTTCTGGGCTGAGTGGAGATTATCTCTCGGATGAAGGGCACTACTGGGTAGGCATCGACATCAGCCCTGCCATGCTGG ATGCGGCCTTGGACCGAGACACTGAGGGAGACCTGCTTCTGGGGGACATGGGCCAGGGCATCCCCTTCAAACCAGGTTCCTTTGATGGATGTATCAG CATTTCTGCTATTCAGTGGCTCTGTAATGCAAACAAGAAGTCGGACGTCCCTGCCAAGCGCCTGTActgcttcttctcctctctgTACTCTGTGCTG GTCCGTGGAGCCCGGGCCGTCCTGCAGCTGTACCCTGAGAACTCAGAGCAG CTGGAGCTCATCACGACCCAGGCCACCAAGGCTGGCTTCACCGGTGGCGTGGTGGTGGACTTCCCCAACAGCGCCAAGGCCAAGAA GTTCTACCTCTGCTTGTTTTCTGGGCCTTCAACCTTTCTGCCAAAG GCCCTGAACGAGAGCAATGATGAAGAGGAGACCAGGGAGTCCGAGTTCACGAGTGAGAG GATCCCGTACAGGATGGCCAGGCGCGGGTTGGTGAGGAAGAGCCGCCAGTGGGTGCTGGAGAAGAAGGCGCGCCGCAGGCGGCAGGGCAG GGAGGTCAGACCGGACACCCCGTACACCGGCCGCAGGCGCAAGCCCCGCTTCTGA